Proteins encoded by one window of Sorangium aterium:
- a CDS encoding TauD/TfdA dioxygenase family protein has protein sequence MSATQNHSNNVLEIVPVAGRIGAEVRGVRLSADLDATTVSEIRKAWLRHKVIFFRGQHHLDDASQEALTTLFGAKPVAHPTVPVVNGTDYIHELDSREGGRANSWHTDVTFVDAYPRASILRALVIPAYGGDTVWANTVTAYQDLPPALRALADTLWAVHSNEYDYQGRKPNSSSDDLRRFQEVFTSTVYETEHPVVRVHPETGERSLVLGHFVKRLVGVSSHDSAHLFQVLQEHVTRLENTVRWRWAAGDVAVWDNRATQHYAINDYGDQVRVVRRVTVDGDAPVSIDGKRSVTRKKAQRAAAARSESAGVAVAAASA, from the coding sequence ATGAGCGCCACACAGAACCACAGCAACAACGTCCTCGAGATCGTCCCCGTCGCCGGCCGGATCGGCGCGGAGGTGCGGGGCGTGCGCCTCAGCGCCGATCTCGACGCCACCACCGTGAGCGAGATCCGGAAAGCCTGGCTGCGACACAAGGTCATCTTCTTCAGGGGCCAGCACCACCTCGACGACGCCTCGCAGGAGGCGCTCACCACGCTGTTCGGCGCAAAGCCCGTCGCGCACCCGACGGTGCCCGTGGTCAATGGCACCGATTACATCCATGAGCTCGACTCGCGCGAGGGCGGACGCGCGAACTCCTGGCACACCGACGTCACGTTCGTGGACGCCTACCCGAGGGCCTCGATCCTCCGGGCGCTCGTGATCCCGGCGTACGGCGGCGATACGGTCTGGGCCAACACGGTCACCGCGTACCAGGATCTGCCGCCCGCGCTGCGCGCGCTCGCGGACACGCTGTGGGCGGTCCACAGCAACGAGTACGACTACCAGGGGCGGAAGCCGAACTCGTCGTCGGACGACCTGCGGCGCTTTCAGGAGGTGTTCACGTCGACCGTGTATGAGACCGAGCACCCCGTCGTGCGCGTTCACCCGGAGACAGGGGAGCGGTCGCTCGTGCTCGGCCACTTCGTCAAGCGGCTCGTCGGCGTCTCGTCCCACGACTCGGCGCACCTCTTCCAGGTGCTCCAGGAGCACGTCACGCGCCTCGAGAACACCGTCCGCTGGCGCTGGGCCGCGGGCGACGTGGCGGTCTGGGACAACCGCGCCACGCAGCACTACGCGATCAACGACTACGGCGATCAGGTCCGCGTTGTGCGCCGCGTGACGGTGGACGGGGACGCGCCCGTCAGCATCGACGGCAAGCGCAGCGTCACCCGCAAGAAGGCGCAGCGCGCCGCCGCCGCGAGGAGCGAGAGCGCCGGCGTCGCCGTGGCCGCGGCGAGCGCGTAG
- a CDS encoding c-type cytochrome gives MGPTSKRDDARDGAQSTAHVVVIMLIVAFGVLALPWMVLRKLDARTPTGGVAASGVPDEDLAQGGKIYYRSCANCHQARGEGKPGRYPPLTGSSWLLEDKETPIRITLLGAAGTIEVNGALYNDVMPNLGVTLSDEDVALVLTYVRSSWGNSAPAITRDEVAKVRASLGDRMEPWAGGAALSAARETRVLH, from the coding sequence GTGGGTCCAACAAGCAAGCGCGACGACGCTCGAGACGGAGCGCAGAGCACGGCGCACGTCGTGGTGATCATGCTGATCGTGGCCTTCGGCGTGCTCGCGCTGCCGTGGATGGTCCTCCGGAAGCTGGACGCCCGGACGCCGACGGGCGGCGTGGCGGCCTCCGGCGTCCCGGACGAGGACCTCGCCCAGGGCGGCAAGATCTATTATCGCTCGTGCGCCAATTGCCACCAGGCGAGGGGGGAGGGGAAGCCGGGCCGCTATCCGCCCCTCACCGGCTCCTCGTGGCTGCTCGAGGACAAGGAGACGCCGATCCGGATCACGCTGCTCGGCGCCGCCGGTACGATTGAGGTGAACGGCGCGCTCTACAACGACGTGATGCCCAACCTCGGCGTCACGCTGTCGGATGAGGACGTCGCGCTGGTGCTCACCTACGTCCGGTCGAGCTGGGGGAACAGCGCGCCCGCCATCACGCGGGACGAGGTCGCGAAGGTCCGCGCCTCGCTGGGAGATCGGATGGAGCCCTGGGCCGGCGGCGCGGCGCTGTCGGCGGCGCGGGAGACGCGCGTCCTGCACTGA